From Bicyclus anynana chromosome 7, ilBicAnyn1.1, whole genome shotgun sequence, the proteins below share one genomic window:
- the LOC112058156 gene encoding MATH and LRR domain-containing protein PFE0570w isoform X3, producing MEEDAGVKAPVTRLRRRLSVEQTEESKSPAVSTPTKKRGGRKAAKPELELIDENTPTNTTTRKATTKTTTKDVVEPEEKNLTPARRTTRIKSNTSIISETALAVESPRAKRAARRASTTGSDYEAAVTPIRQTRRTRKDSTSSIEKEPQQPPPKQEIQITEVIIEEPDSITTVKSTPQPEKTPSTNPRKSPRLLEKINKTSPGKVIEQSSDESKPATNHSKNSADSISISQQEPTDNSKRDSETSQDALSTVSDSIIKEVNTTPKKSKLRKSFSSAESKENLTKRNRTKSWTNLSASSNSKLYSDNENAQNGIINDLKTPLVILNNVSSIHSSSNASLNQDQNIADKSISSPKKKDCVNLQVENIDVPDKTNSIQNKNKTESETVSLDKYMNTKQQSKDALASEIFKKNPSRDMKVTLFIEDTPDSNSDKINLQTSHDNEDQCVPEVVHPVETFQSELNSFSSTLDKQNMLNKSKEPRDNDCEPMDIDETIPENLIMAGAQTPEKNTSSIKLSSTNLHTSNLTTEEMENVSRRQSSIIQSLNKSEIATKSTLILSQIKDSPTGVVNNLGKSLQVSNNELLSQSVDDLNITQESDVKKKLSLHYSTSTPLQDKNIQKLKGIQVNTSIIAMQNNDSKNIINHVGNLSKNQYENLSDKNDSVASHDGNLKDTLKRENSERNTDTSKNKGKGRNSSKKYIENEMIHSSEDEKMYSEKDKSIDNHTNISINDKKVCTSQNKSKSADIPSEEKHINESDDDNAETSSLRNEVFNASGNYKPEEKDIKSDMVNSSQNEKMESDGDTSIDNNTNINLSDKNACKLENESKSADLLSEKQNTSSESEEEYESDEDSVEKSNLLDDEAFDAGDDYESGDSQDDSERQFEKENEIIDKGVTLTSEEEFSDDSDYEKDSFLVSSNEEDNELLDGSDDDLSMSDNELKMTTTSKKKFNERKVKEQKKASREMFESRHKLNSSKNSSNASILSATKNKKRLQISSSESEEDIPAKPKKYNRLRLDSTKEASLLNDESEHKISKKKNRHLPDTSSSDESIPKEKEITICDETIKESDPLSQIKTEPKTPIKSANSSIAFMDTENVNNDEIDKNESTMTQIEVDDPLQATMAADDESLSSDNENIMQNYDSVLQDLNKNKNSKVKACDISLNLDNKKKKTAKVALVDELNLTQLKSPRRTKSKHTEEVNNSAEEMLSNTAEDASSDSIDLHLLFSEDSNSSETSALQNKMKTANDDSEVFIPLKKTEAKTDIRESKDEEQSMEVSFNQSIVKANKRKSQQHESTSSGDEHPSFFIDTVGTLGDPSDKTHDDSLKINKKQSTENSSFAMEKSVNKSVSNAKAQENSEDDSPLEISYKKEKKRSSKVADVSSVAFEKDTNDKMSNSKTPSSEKKKKNKSMDANISVQATEDLVADQTINKSILKTPGSEKKHKKKSMDANITVQEDCVADKTVNKSITKTPASGKKRKKKSMDADDILEQADSEAEQTINKSTNNTPGSEKKLKKKSIGAELVVLEDTTDVAVKTLNKSIAKTPNSEKKHKNKSMNVDISEQADYVADKTINKSITEMPGSEKKRKKKSMNADISEQAETTDVADKTHNKSIAKTPNSEKKHKKKSMNADISEQADSVTDTINKSITEIPDSEKKQRKSVNADISEQADPVADKTLNKSIAKTPASEKKLKNKSMDAESSEQADIVCDSTENKSTSKISNSEKQNKHQSGSHAGQNDEITENTEISSKKRKRQSSLNTTKEEIHPTDVAEVLKDSLGNEKKKRKIATEDATATVSVEITVKRNRKRKEPEQDVPSNQTKKMVKEAPVFNKVPRLPSTVLKQLDNAPDKQVLNQKPEVISTTQFLVQEAKRRKTKPSNYLEESIYLNDHTENTRNVKKRLEKPKVLPFVPTASTSSSGFTTNFKINVVPNEFKFVAQSNSVSQSFKDNYLYGPKIKRVGTYDLHKRRRNIKLSKF from the exons ATGGAAGAAGACGCAGGCGTCAAAG CTCCTGTGACACGTTTAAGAAGAAGACTGTCTGTTGAACAGACAGAAGAGAGCAAATCACCAGCTGTCAGCACGCCAACTAAGAAAAGAGGTGGCCGGAAGGCTGCAAAACCGGAACTAGAACTAATTGATGAAAACa cTCCGACTAACACAACAACAAGAAAGGCAACAACAAAGACAACAACAAAAGATGTTGTGGAACCTGAAGAGAAGAATTTGACACCAGCAAGACGGACAACAAGAATTAAATCAAACACCAGCATTATATCTGAGACAGCTCTTGCAGTTGAGTCACCCAGAGCTAAAAGAGCTGCTCGCAGAGCATCAACTACAG GCAGTGATTATGAAGCGGCTGTCACACCTATCAGACAAACCCGTAGGACTAGAAAAGACTCTACTTCTAGCATTGAAAAAG AACCACAACAACCTCCTCCTAAACAAGAAATACAAATAACTGAAGTTATCATAGAAGAACCTGATAGTATTACTACTGTAAAGTCTACACCTCAGCCTGAAAAAACTCCATCAACAAATCCCCGTAAAAGCCCTCGACTATtagagaaaattaataaaacttctCCTGGTAAAGTAATTGAGCAATCCTCTGATGAAAGTAAGCCAGCTACTAATCATAGTAAAAATAGTGCAGATTCAATTAGCATTTCCCAACAAGAACCTACAGACAACTCAAAAAGGGATTCTGAAACATCACAAGATGCATTGTCAACTGTCAGCGATAGTATAATAAAAGAAGTAAACACTACACCGAAAAAGTCAAAATTACGTAAAAGTTTTTCAAGTGCAGAAAGTAAAGAAAACTTAACGAAAAGAAATCGAACTAAATCATGGACAAATCTATCTGCCTCAAGTAATAGTAAATTATATAGTGACAATGAGAATGCTCAAAATGGAATTATAAATGATCTTAAAACACCTTTGGTTATTCTAAACAATGTTAGCTCGATACATTCTTCATCAAATGCAAGTTTGAATCAAGATCAAAACATAGCAGACAAATCCATTTCaagtccaaaaaaaaaagactgtGTGAATTTACAAGTTGAGAACATAGATGTACCTGACAAGACAAATAGCATTCAGAATAAAAATAAGACAGAAAGCGAAACTGTTTCGCTTGATAAATACATGAATACTAAACAACAAAGTAAAGATGCATTAGCAAGTgaaatttttaagaaaaatccaAGCAGGGACATGAAGGTAACGCTATTTATAGAAGATACACCTGACTCCAATTCCGATAAAATAAATCTGCAAACAAGCCATGATAATGAAGACCAATGTGTTCCAGAGGTAGTGCATCCCGTTGAGACATTTCAATCAGAATTAAACTCGTTCTCATCAACTTTagataaacaaaatatgttaaACAAATCTAAAGAGCCAAGAGACAACGATTGTGAACCAATGGATATCGATGAAACTATACCTGAAAATTTAATCATGGCTGGTGCGCAAACCCCTGAAAAGAATACAAGTAGCATTAAATTGTCGTCTACTAATCTTCATACCTCAAATTTAACTACTGAAGAAATGGAAAATGTATCCAGAAGACAGTCTTCTATTATTCAAAGCTTAAATAAAAGTGAAATAGCCACTAAAAGTACCCTTATATTGTCACAAATAAAAGATTCGCCTACCGGGGTTGTCAATAATCTGGGGAAATCACTTCAAGTCTCAAATAATGAACTTTTATCGCAATCCGTAGACGACTTAAATATAACTCAAGAAagtgatgtaaaaaaaaaattatctcttCATTATTCAACAAGTACTCCTTTAcaagataaaaatattcaaaagctTAAAGGAATACAAGTCAACACTTCAATCATTGCTATGCAAAATAATGATagcaaaaatattatcaatcatGTTGGTAATTTATCGAAGAATCAATATGAAAATCTTTCCGATAAAAATGACAGCGTGGCGTCACATGACGGCAATCTAAAAGATACTCTGAAAAGAGAGAACTCCGAAAGAAACACTGACACGAGCAAAAATAAAGGGAAAGGCAGAAACTCGTCAAAAAAGtatattgaaaatgaaatgattCACTCCTCTGAAGATGAAAAAATGTATTCTGAAAAAGATAAATCAATTGataatcatactaatataagcATTAACGACAAAAAGGTATGCACATCACAAAATAAAAGCAAATCTGCAGATATACCTTCTGAAGAAAAACACATCAATGAGTCCGACGACGACAATGCAGAAACAAGCAGTTTACGTAATGAAGTATTCAATGCTAGTGGCAACTATAAGCCTGAGGAAAAGGATATCAAAAGTGATATGGTAaactcttctcagaatgaaaaaATGGAGTCTGACGGAGATACATCAATTGATAACAATACAAATATCAATCTTAGCGACAAAAACGCATGCAAATTAGAAAACGAAAGCAAATCTGCAGATTTACtctctgaaaaacaaaatacttcaTCAGAGTCAGAGGAAGAATATGAATCTGATGAAGACTCGGTAGAAAAAAGCAATTTACTTGATGATGAAGCATTCGATGCTGGTGACGACTATGAGTCTGGGGATAGTCAAGATGACAGTGAACGAcaatttgaaaaagaaaatgagaTCATAGATAAAGGTGTAACGTTAACAAGTGAAGAAGAATTTTCTGACGATTCTGACTATGAAAAAGACTCGTTCTTAGTAAGTTCCAATGAAGAAGATAATGAATTATTAGATGGTTCTGATGACGACTTGTCGATGAGTGATAATGAACTTAAAATGACTACTACGTCCAAGAAAAAGTTCAatgaaagaaaagtaaaagagCAAAAGAAAGCTTCCAGAGAAATGTTTGAGTCACGGCATAAATTAAACTCTTCAAAAAATAGTTCAAATGCAAGCATATTAAGTGCGACCAAAAATAAGAAACGTCTCCAGATTAGTTCCTCAGAATCAGAGGAAGATATACCAGCGaagccaaaaaaatataatagattaCGATTAGACTCTACCAAAGAGGCTAGTTTACTAAACGACGAAAGTGAGCACAAGATTtcgaaaaagaaaaatagacacCTTCCTGATACCAGCAGTAGCGATGAAAGTATACCAAAGGAAAAAGAAATAACCATCTGTGATGAAACAATTAAAGAAAGTGACCCATTATCTCAGATAAAAACAGAACCCAAGACTCCAATAAAAAGTGCCAACTCTTCTATAGCGTTTATGGATACAGAAAacgttaataatgatgaaatagaTAAAAATGAATCAACAATGACTCAAATCGAGGTTGACGATCCATTGCAAGCTACAATGGCTGCAGATGACGAGTCTCTCAGTAGTGACAATGAAAATATAATGCAGAATTATGACTCAGTATTGCaagatttaaacaaaaacaaaaattcaaaagtcAAAGCCTGTGACATTTCATTAAACCTagacaataaaaagaaaaagacagCGAAGGTTGCTCTAGTAGACGAGTTAAATTTAACTCAACTAAAATCGCCTAGAAGAACAAAAAGTAAACATACAGAAGAGGTTAATAACAGTGCCGAAGAAATGCTAAGCAACACAGCAGAAGACGCGTCATCAGATTCTATTGATTTACATTTGTTATTCTCCGAAGACAGTAATAGTAGTGAAACTTCGGCGTTGCAGAATAAAATGAAGACGGCTAATGATGACTCTGAAGTATTTATACCTTTGAAAAAAACTGAAGCCAAAACAGACATTCGTGAAAGTAAAG ATGAAGAGCAATCTATGGAAGTATCATTCAATCAAAGTATTGTTAAGGCAAATAAACGAAAGTCTCAACAACATGAAAGTACTTCAA GCGGAGATGAACATCCCAGCTTCTTTATTGACACTGTGGGAACACTGGGTGATCCATCAGACAAAACGCATGATGACAGTTTaaagataaacaaaaaacaatcgACAGAAAAcagta GCTTTGCAATGGAAAAATCAGTGAATAAGTCAGTCAGTAATGCAAAAGCCCAAGAAAATTCTGAAGATGATTCTCCTCTTGAGATCtcgtataaaaaagaaaagaaacgaTCTTCCAAAGTGGCAGATGTTTCTTCTGTGGCATTTGAAAAAG ATACCAATGACAAAATGTCCAATTCTAAAACACCGTCCAgcgaaaagaaaaagaaaaacaaatcaatGGATGCTAATATTTCCGTACAAGCAACAGAAg ATCTTGTAGCAGACCAAACTATCAATAAATCAATTCTTAAAACGCCTGGTAGCGAAAAGaaacataaaaagaaatcaATGGATGCAAATATTACAGTACAAGAAG ATTGTGTAGCAGACAAAACTGTCAATAAGTCAATCACTAAAACTCCTGCCAGTGGAAAGAAACGTAAAAAGAAATCAATGGATGCTGATGATATCTTGGAACAAGCAG ATTCTGAAGCAGAGCAAACTATTAATAAATCAACTAATAATACACCCGGCAGCGAAAAGAAACttaaaaagaaatcaatagGAGCTGAACTTGTAGTACTAGAAG ATACCACAGATGTAGCAGTCAAAACTCTCAATAAGTCAATCGCTAAAACACCCAACAGTGAaaagaaacataaaaataaatcaatgaatgTTGATATTTCAGAACAAGCAG ATTATGTAGCagataaaactatcaataagTCAATCACTGAAATGCCCGGCAGCGAAAAGAAACGTAAAAAGAAATCAATGAATGCTGATATTTCGGAACAAGCAG AGACCACAGATGTAGCAGACAAAACTCACAATAAGTCAATCGCTAAAACGCCCAACAGTGAAAAGaaacataaaaagaaatcaATGAATGCTGATATTTCAGAGCAAGCAG ATTCTGTAACAGATACTATCAACAAGTCAATCACTGAAATTCCCGACAGCGAAAAGAAACAAAGGAAATCAGTGAATGCTGATATTTCGGAACAAGCAG ATCCTGTGGCAGACAAAACTCTCAATAAGTCGATCGCTAAAACTCCCGCAAGtgaaaagaaactaaaaaataaatcaatggaTGCTGAAAGTTCGGAACAAGCAG ATATCGTTTGTGACAGTACTGAAAACAAATCTACTTCGAAAATTTCTAACAGCGAAAAGCAAAATAAACACCAGTCGGGATCTCATGCTGGACAAAATG ACGAAATCACAGAAAATACTGAAATAAGTTCCAAGAAACGCAAACGGCAATCATCTCTGAATACCACAAAAGAGGAAATACATCCTACTG ATGTCGCTGAGGTATTGAAAGACTCGCTCGgcaatgaaaagaaaaaacgGAAGATTGCTACAGAAGACGCAACGGCTACGGTTTCAG tTGAAATAACCGTCAAGAGAAACAGAAAGAGAAAAGAACCAGAACAAGATGTACCATCAAATCAAACCAAAAAG ATGGTGAAGGAAGCGCCAGTGTTTAACAAAGTGCCACGTCTGCCTTCTACTGTGTTGAAGCAATTAGATAATGCACCGGACAAACAAGTGTTAAACCAAAAACCTGAAGTGATATCAACAACACAATTCCTCGTTCAAGAAGCAAAAAGGAGGAAGACAAAACCATCGAACTATTTAGAAGAGAGTATTTACCTCAATGATCATACTGAAAACACAAGAAATGTCAAGAAACGTCTTGAAAAGCCAAAAGTTCTACCGTTTGTACCCACAGCATCGACATCTAGCAGCGGCTTtacaacaaactttaaaattaatgttgtaCCCAATGAATTCAAATTTGTTGCCCAATCAAATTCAGTCAGTCAAAGTTTCAAGGACAATTATTTGTATGGCCCTAAAATTAAACGCGTAGGCACGTATGATTTACACAAAAGACGAAGAAACATAAAATTGTCCaaattctaa